One segment of Mycobacterium spongiae DNA contains the following:
- the ligA gene encoding NAD-dependent DNA ligase LigA, which produces MSVADADPTPPAVLRQWRDLAEQVREHQFRYYVRDAPIITDAEFDVLLRGLQELEEQHPELRTPDSPTQLVGGAGFATDFEQVDHLERMLSLDNAFSTDELVAWAARVHGEIGETSAAAVHYLCELKIDGVALSLVYRGGRLTRASTRGDGRTGEDVTLNARTIDDVPERLTASDGYPIPDVLEVRGEVFFRLADFQALNASLVEAGKPPFANPRNSAAGSLRQKDPAVTARRKLRMICHGLGYTEGFHPETQHDAYLALRAWGLPVSEHTTVVPDMSGVQERVDYWGEHRHEVDHEIDGVVVKVDEVALQRRLGATSRAPRWAIAYKYPPEEAQTTLLDIRVNVGRTGRITPYALMTPVRVAGSTVGQATLHNASEVKRKGVLVGDTVVIRKAGDVIPEVLGPVVDLRDGSQREFVMPTTCPECGTSLAPEKEGDADIRCPNARSCPGQLRERVFHVASRNALDIEVLGYEAGVALLEAQAIADEGDLFGLGKEDLLRTDLFRTKAATLSANGQRLLANLDKAKEAPLWRVLVALSIRHVGPTAARALATEFGGIDAIFSASTEQLAAVEGVGSTIAAAVTEWFTVDWHREIVDKWRAAGVRMADERDESVPRTLTGLTIVVTGSLAGFSRDDAKEAILARGGKAAGSVSKKTSYVVAGDAPGSKYDKAVELGVPILDEEGFRALLADGPDTEQASVT; this is translated from the coding sequence GTGAGTGTGGCTGACGCTGACCCCACCCCGCCCGCGGTGTTGCGGCAGTGGCGGGACTTGGCCGAGCAAGTGCGCGAACACCAGTTCCGCTACTACGTGCGCGACGCCCCGATCATCACTGATGCGGAGTTCGATGTCCTTCTGCGCGGCCTGCAAGAACTCGAGGAGCAGCACCCCGAGCTGCGCACGCCCGACTCGCCCACCCAGTTGGTCGGCGGCGCCGGCTTCGCCACCGATTTCGAGCAGGTCGACCATCTCGAAAGAATGCTCAGCCTCGACAACGCGTTCAGCACGGATGAACTCGTCGCCTGGGCCGCCCGAGTTCACGGCGAGATCGGGGAGACCAGCGCCGCGGCCGTGCACTACTTGTGCGAGCTGAAGATTGACGGTGTCGCACTGTCGTTGGTCTACCGTGGTGGACGGCTGACCCGCGCGTCGACGCGGGGTGATGGTCGCACGGGCGAGGATGTGACCCTCAATGCCCGGACCATTGATGACGTTCCCGAACGGCTCACCGCCAGCGACGGCTACCCGATACCCGACGTCCTCGAAGTTCGCGGCGAGGTGTTCTTCCGGCTCGCCGACTTTCAGGCCCTTAACGCCAGCCTCGTCGAGGCCGGTAAGCCGCCGTTCGCCAATCCTCGCAACAGCGCGGCCGGATCGTTGCGCCAAAAGGATCCGGCGGTCACTGCCCGCCGCAAGCTGCGGATGATCTGCCACGGGCTGGGGTATACGGAGGGGTTTCACCCAGAAACCCAGCACGACGCCTATCTGGCGTTGCGGGCTTGGGGGCTGCCCGTTTCCGAGCACACCACCGTTGTGCCCGACATGAGTGGTGTGCAGGAGCGGGTCGACTACTGGGGTGAGCACCGCCACGAGGTGGACCACGAAATCGACGGGGTAGTGGTCAAGGTTGACGAAGTGGCGCTGCAGCGCAGGCTGGGGGCCACGTCGCGAGCTCCCCGCTGGGCGATCGCCTACAAGTACCCGCCCGAGGAAGCGCAGACCACGCTGCTCGACATCCGGGTGAACGTGGGTCGCACCGGACGTATTACCCCGTACGCGTTGATGACACCGGTAAGAGTCGCGGGGTCGACGGTGGGACAGGCCACGCTGCACAACGCGTCGGAGGTCAAGCGCAAAGGCGTGTTGGTCGGCGACACGGTGGTGATTCGCAAAGCCGGTGACGTGATCCCCGAGGTGCTCGGGCCCGTGGTCGACCTGCGCGATGGGTCGCAACGCGAATTCGTCATGCCCACAACATGTCCCGAGTGCGGTACGAGTCTGGCGCCGGAAAAAGAGGGCGATGCCGACATCCGGTGCCCGAACGCGCGCAGTTGTCCGGGGCAACTGCGGGAGCGGGTATTTCATGTAGCCAGCCGCAACGCCCTGGACATCGAGGTGCTGGGCTACGAGGCCGGCGTCGCGCTGCTGGAAGCGCAGGCTATCGCTGATGAAGGCGATCTGTTCGGTCTTGGGAAAGAAGACCTATTGCGCACCGATCTTTTTCGGACCAAGGCCGCGACATTGTCCGCCAATGGCCAGCGGTTGCTGGCCAACCTCGACAAGGCCAAGGAGGCTCCGCTGTGGCGAGTGCTGGTGGCGTTGTCGATCCGACACGTCGGGCCGACGGCGGCGCGAGCCCTGGCGACCGAATTCGGCGGCATCGACGCCATTTTTTCCGCCTCCACCGAACAGCTGGCCGCGGTCGAGGGCGTGGGATCCACCATCGCCGCCGCTGTCACGGAGTGGTTCACCGTTGACTGGCACCGCGAGATCGTGGACAAGTGGCGGGCGGCCGGGGTGCGGATGGCCGACGAGCGAGACGAGAGCGTGCCGCGCACCCTGACCGGGCTGACCATCGTGGTTACCGGGTCGTTGGCGGGTTTCTCCCGCGACGATGCCAAGGAAGCGATCCTTGCCCGCGGTGGCAAGGCCGCTGGCTCAGTGTCGAAGAAGACCAGCTACGTCGTCGCCGGCGATGCGCCCGGATCGAAATACGACAAAGCCGTTGAGCTCGGGGTGCCGATCCTTGATGAAGAAGGGTTCCGCGCGCTGTTGGCCGACGGACCGGACACCGAGCAGGCCAGCGTGACATAG
- a CDS encoding tautomerase family protein — protein MPLYQCVVPTGSLSADTRTELAEAITEIHSSITGAPRGFVNVLFVEYEPGAYFTAGKPNSCAVINGNIRAGRDRETRARLLTELSRSWVSITGQDARSLLIGLNEVDPTSIMEAGLIMPAPGEETEWLEKNQHVLGELLASQ, from the coding sequence ATGCCCCTATACCAATGCGTTGTCCCGACAGGATCGCTCAGCGCAGATACCCGCACCGAGCTGGCCGAAGCGATCACCGAAATCCATTCTTCCATCACGGGTGCGCCACGGGGATTCGTCAATGTGCTGTTCGTCGAGTACGAACCGGGGGCCTACTTCACTGCCGGTAAACCCAACAGCTGCGCGGTGATCAACGGCAATATTCGCGCCGGTCGCGATCGCGAGACGCGCGCTCGACTGCTCACCGAGCTATCGCGATCCTGGGTGTCGATCACTGGCCAGGACGCTCGCTCGCTCCTGATCGGCCTCAACGAGGTCGACCCGACCTCGATCATGGAAGCCGGGCTGATCATGCCGGCTCCGGGCGAGGAGACCGAGTGGCTGGAGAAAAACCAGCACGTGCTCGGCGAGCTGCTTGCCAGCCAGTAA
- a CDS encoding amino acid-binding protein codes for MPSYLLRIQLVDQPGSLGSLAVALGSVGADILSLDVIDRGPGYAIDDLVIELPPGAMPDTLITAAESLAGVRVDSVRPHTGLLEAHRELELLDHVAAAGDTASRLQVLADEAPRVLRVSWCTVLRSAHGQLHRLAGSPGAPETRADSAPWLPIQRATSLDGAADWVPRALRDMDTTMAAAPLGDPNTAVVLGRPGPEFRPSEVARLGYLAGIVATMLR; via the coding sequence GTGCCTTCCTATCTGTTGCGCATCCAGTTGGTCGACCAGCCAGGCAGCCTGGGGTCGCTGGCGGTCGCGCTGGGTTCGGTGGGCGCCGACATCCTGTCGTTGGATGTGATCGACCGCGGCCCGGGCTACGCGATCGACGATCTGGTGATCGAATTGCCTCCGGGGGCGATGCCCGACACCTTGATCACCGCCGCCGAATCGCTGGCCGGGGTCCGGGTCGACAGCGTGCGCCCGCACACTGGCCTGTTGGAGGCGCACCGCGAGTTGGAACTTCTCGACCATGTCGCTGCGGCCGGTGACACGGCGTCTCGGCTGCAGGTTCTCGCCGACGAAGCCCCTCGGGTCCTGCGAGTCAGCTGGTGCACCGTGCTCCGCAGTGCACACGGACAACTGCACCGGCTCGCAGGTAGCCCGGGCGCACCCGAAACTCGGGCCGACTCGGCCCCGTGGCTGCCGATCCAGCGGGCCACGTCCTTGGACGGCGCCGCCGATTGGGTGCCACGGGCGCTGCGCGACATGGACACCACCATGGCCGCGGCGCCGTTGGGCGATCCGAACACCGCGGTGGTGCTGGGCCGCCCGGGCCCGGAATTCCGGCCCTCGGAGGTGGCTCGGCTGGGCTATCTCGCCGGCATTGTGGCGACGATGCTGCGTTGA
- the gatC gene encoding Asp-tRNA(Asn)/Glu-tRNA(Gln) amidotransferase subunit GatC — translation MSQISRDEVAHLARLARLALTDTELDSFAGQLDAILTHVSQIQAVDVTGVEATDNPLKDVNVMRPDETVACLTQQQALAEAPAVADGRFAVPQILGESQ, via the coding sequence GTGTCCCAGATCTCCCGCGACGAGGTGGCCCATCTGGCCCGGTTGGCCCGTCTTGCGCTGACCGACACCGAGCTCGACAGCTTCGCTGGCCAACTGGACGCCATCCTGACCCACGTCAGCCAGATCCAGGCCGTCGACGTCACCGGTGTGGAAGCCACCGACAATCCGCTCAAAGACGTCAACGTCATGCGCCCGGACGAGACCGTGGCGTGCCTGACCCAGCAGCAAGCGCTCGCCGAGGCCCCGGCAGTTGCTGACGGCCGGTTTGCGGTCCCGCAAATCCTCGGGGAGAGCCAGTGA
- the gatA gene encoding Asp-tRNA(Asn)/Glu-tRNA(Gln) amidotransferase subunit GatA has protein sequence MTDVIRSDAATLAAMIANKELSAVELTQACLDQIAATDDTYRSFLHVAAEEALSAATAVDAALAAGEPAPSALAGVPLALKDVFTTVDMPTTCGSKILEGWRSPYDATVTARLRAAGIPILGKTNMDEFAMGSSTENSAFGPTRNPWNIDRVPGGSGGGSAAALAAFQAPLAIGSDTGGSIRQPAALTATVGVKPTYGTVSRYGLVACASSLDQGGPCGRTVLDTALLHHVIAGHDPRDSTSVEVAVPDVVGAAKAGAAGNLRGVRIGVVKQLRGEGYQPGVLASFEAAVEQLTALGADVSEVDCPHFDHALAAYYLILPSEVSSNLARFDAMRYGLRVGDDGTHSAEEVMAMTRAAGFGPEVKRRIMIGTYALSAGYYDAYYNQAQKVRTLIARDLDEAYRSVDVLVSPATPTTAFALGEKVDDPLAMYLFDLCTLPLNLAGHCGMSVPSGLSPDDNLPVGMQIMAPALADDRLYRVGAAYEAARGPLPSAI, from the coding sequence GTGACGGACGTCATCCGATCCGACGCTGCGACGTTGGCGGCCATGATCGCCAACAAAGAGCTGTCCGCCGTTGAGCTCACCCAGGCTTGCCTGGACCAGATCGCGGCGACCGACGACACCTACCGGTCCTTCCTGCACGTGGCCGCGGAGGAGGCGTTGTCGGCGGCGACCGCCGTGGACGCGGCGCTGGCGGCCGGCGAACCCGCGCCCTCGGCGCTGGCCGGGGTTCCGCTTGCGCTCAAGGACGTCTTCACCACGGTCGACATGCCGACCACGTGCGGGTCGAAGATCCTCGAGGGCTGGCGCTCCCCGTATGACGCCACCGTGACCGCGAGGCTGCGGGCAGCGGGGATTCCGATCCTGGGCAAGACCAACATGGACGAGTTCGCCATGGGCTCGTCAACGGAGAACTCGGCATTCGGCCCGACCCGCAACCCCTGGAATATCGACCGGGTACCGGGGGGCTCGGGCGGCGGCAGCGCAGCAGCCCTGGCCGCTTTCCAGGCACCGCTGGCCATCGGATCCGACACCGGCGGTTCCATCCGCCAACCGGCCGCGCTGACCGCTACCGTCGGTGTCAAACCCACCTACGGCACGGTGTCGCGCTACGGTCTGGTGGCGTGCGCGTCGTCATTGGATCAAGGGGGCCCTTGTGGGCGCACGGTCCTGGACACCGCACTGCTGCACCACGTGATCGCTGGTCACGATCCGCGCGACTCCACGTCCGTGGAGGTCGCGGTGCCCGACGTGGTCGGGGCCGCCAAAGCCGGTGCGGCCGGGAATCTGCGCGGTGTGCGCATCGGGGTGGTGAAGCAGCTGCGGGGTGAGGGGTACCAGCCCGGCGTGCTGGCGTCGTTTGAGGCCGCCGTCGAACAGCTGACCGCGTTGGGTGCTGACGTGAGCGAAGTCGACTGCCCGCATTTCGACCACGCGCTGGCCGCCTACTACCTCATTCTCCCTTCGGAGGTGTCGAGCAACCTGGCGCGCTTCGATGCGATGCGCTACGGCCTGCGGGTCGGCGACGACGGCACACACAGCGCCGAAGAAGTGATGGCCATGACCCGGGCTGCCGGGTTTGGTCCCGAGGTCAAGCGGCGCATCATGATCGGCACGTACGCGTTGTCGGCGGGCTACTACGACGCCTACTACAACCAGGCGCAGAAGGTCCGCACGCTGATTGCCCGCGATCTCGACGAGGCCTACCGATCCGTCGACGTGTTGGTGTCGCCGGCGACCCCGACGACCGCGTTCGCGCTGGGGGAGAAGGTCGACGATCCGCTGGCGATGTATCTATTCGACCTGTGCACGCTGCCGCTCAATCTTGCCGGCCACTGCGGGATGTCGGTGCCGTCGGGGCTGTCGCCGGACGACAACCTGCCCGTGGGCATGCAGATCATGGCGCCTGCGCTGGCCGATGACCGGCTCTACCGGGTGGGAGCCGCCTACGAGGCCGCCCGGGGCCCTTTGCCGAGCGCCATCTAG
- a CDS encoding ATP-dependent 6-phosphofructokinase → MRIGVLTGGGDCPGLNAVIRAVVRTCDARYGSSVVGFQDGWRGLLENRRLQLRNDDRNDRLLAKGGTMLGTARVHPDKLKAGLPHIKQTLDDNGIDVLIPIGGEGTLTAAHWLSEENVPVVGVPKTIDNDIDCTDVTFGHDTALTVATDAIDRLHSTAESHQRVMLVEVMGRHSGWIALNAGLASGAHMTLIPEQPYDIEEVCRLVKRRFQRGDSHFICVVAEGAKPIAGSMQLREGGIDEFGHERFTGVAAQLGFEVEKRINKDVRVTVLGHVQRGGTPTAFDRVLATRFGVNAADAAHAGEYGQMVSLRGQDIGRVALADAVRQLKLVPESRYDDAAAFFG, encoded by the coding sequence ATGCGGATCGGAGTTCTCACCGGAGGTGGCGACTGCCCAGGGCTCAATGCGGTTATCCGGGCGGTGGTGCGCACCTGTGACGCCCGGTATGGCTCGTCGGTGGTGGGATTCCAAGACGGATGGCGCGGGTTGCTGGAAAACCGGCGCCTGCAGCTGCGCAACGACGACCGCAACGACCGGCTGCTGGCCAAAGGCGGAACGATGCTGGGCACTGCCCGGGTACATCCCGACAAGCTGAAGGCCGGTTTGCCGCACATCAAGCAGACCCTGGACGACAACGGCATCGACGTGCTCATCCCGATTGGCGGCGAGGGCACGTTGACGGCCGCGCATTGGCTGTCGGAGGAGAACGTTCCCGTGGTCGGCGTGCCGAAGACCATCGACAACGACATCGACTGCACCGACGTGACTTTCGGCCATGACACCGCCCTGACCGTGGCCACCGACGCGATCGATCGGCTGCACAGCACCGCTGAATCCCATCAACGGGTGATGCTGGTGGAGGTGATGGGCCGTCACTCCGGCTGGATCGCCCTGAACGCGGGGTTGGCGTCTGGCGCTCACATGACCCTGATTCCGGAACAGCCCTACGATATCGAGGAGGTGTGCCGGCTCGTCAAACGGCGTTTTCAGCGCGGTGATTCCCACTTCATTTGCGTGGTCGCGGAGGGCGCCAAGCCGATCGCGGGGTCAATGCAGTTGCGCGAAGGCGGGATTGACGAGTTCGGCCATGAGCGTTTCACCGGTGTCGCGGCCCAGCTGGGCTTTGAGGTGGAAAAGCGCATCAACAAGGACGTCCGGGTGACTGTGCTCGGCCATGTCCAGCGGGGCGGCACCCCGACGGCCTTCGACAGGGTGCTAGCCACACGATTTGGGGTCAACGCCGCCGACGCCGCGCACGCGGGTGAGTACGGGCAGATGGTCTCGCTACGCGGCCAGGACATCGGGCGGGTTGCGTTGGCCGATGCAGTGCGCCAGCTCAAACTGGTGCCCGAAAGCCGCTATGACGACGCCGCGGCCTTCTTCGGATAG
- the gatB gene encoding Asp-tRNA(Asn)/Glu-tRNA(Gln) amidotransferase subunit GatB, which produces MTVATGVPRAFGADLLQYDDVVARFDPVLGLEVHVELSTATKMFCGCATTFGAEPNTQVCPVCLGLPGSLPVVNRAAVESAIRIGLALNCEIVPWCRFARKNYYYPDMPKNYQISQYDEPIAINGYLDAPLEDGTTWRVEIERAHMEEDTGKLTHIGSETGRIHGATTSLIDYNRAGVPLIEIVTKPIEGAGAAAPQIARAYVTALRDLLRALDVSDVRMDQGSMRCDANVSLKPTGTAEFGTRTETKNVNSLKSVEVAVRYEMQRQGATLVAGGEITQETRHFHESGYTSAGRAKETAQDYRYFPEPDLEPIAPARELVEQLRQTIPELPWLSRKKIQQEWGISDEVMRDLVNAGAVELVAATIEHGAASKDARSWWGNYLVQKANEAGVPLGELAITPAQVAAVVALVDEGKLSNKLARQVVEGVLAGEGEPEQVMTTRGLALVRDDSLTQAAVDEALAANPDVAEKIRGGKVAAAGAIVGAVMKATRGQADAARVRELVLAACGQG; this is translated from the coding sequence ATGACTGTTGCGACCGGGGTGCCCAGAGCTTTCGGGGCTGACCTTTTGCAGTACGACGACGTCGTCGCGCGTTTTGATCCAGTGCTGGGGCTAGAGGTACACGTTGAACTATCCACCGCGACGAAGATGTTCTGCGGCTGCGCGACGACCTTCGGCGCTGAGCCCAACACTCAGGTATGCCCAGTATGTCTGGGGCTGCCGGGGTCGCTGCCGGTCGTCAACCGGGCCGCGGTGGAGTCGGCGATCCGTATCGGGCTGGCGTTGAATTGCGAGATCGTGCCGTGGTGCCGGTTCGCCCGGAAGAACTACTACTACCCGGACATGCCCAAGAACTACCAGATTTCGCAGTACGACGAGCCGATCGCGATCAACGGTTACCTTGACGCGCCGCTCGAAGACGGCACCACGTGGCGGGTGGAGATCGAGCGTGCGCACATGGAGGAGGACACCGGCAAGCTCACGCATATCGGCAGCGAGACCGGTCGCATCCACGGTGCGACGACGTCACTGATCGATTACAACCGCGCCGGTGTGCCCCTGATCGAGATCGTCACCAAGCCCATTGAGGGGGCTGGTGCTGCCGCACCCCAGATCGCGCGGGCTTACGTGACGGCGTTGCGAGACCTGTTGCGCGCGCTGGATGTGTCCGACGTGCGGATGGACCAGGGCTCGATGCGCTGCGACGCGAACGTCTCACTGAAGCCAACCGGGACAGCCGAATTCGGCACGCGCACCGAGACGAAGAACGTTAACTCGCTGAAAAGCGTTGAAGTCGCCGTTCGTTACGAAATGCAGCGGCAGGGCGCAACCCTGGTGGCCGGTGGCGAGATAACCCAGGAGACCAGGCACTTTCACGAGTCCGGGTACACCAGCGCAGGACGGGCCAAGGAAACCGCGCAGGATTATCGGTATTTCCCCGAGCCGGATCTGGAGCCCATTGCTCCCGCACGGGAGCTGGTCGAGCAGCTGCGCCAGACCATTCCCGAGCTACCGTGGTTGAGCCGCAAGAAGATTCAGCAAGAATGGGGCATTTCCGACGAGGTGATGCGCGATCTCGTCAACGCCGGCGCCGTCGAGTTGGTCGCTGCCACGATCGAGCACGGTGCGGCCAGCAAGGACGCCCGTTCCTGGTGGGGAAACTACCTGGTGCAGAAGGCCAACGAGGCCGGTGTGCCCCTCGGCGAACTGGCCATCACCCCTGCCCAGGTCGCCGCGGTCGTGGCATTGGTCGACGAGGGCAAGCTGTCCAACAAATTGGCCCGCCAGGTCGTAGAGGGGGTGTTGGCCGGCGAAGGCGAACCCGAGCAGGTGATGACCACGCGCGGGTTGGCGTTGGTCCGCGACGACTCGCTGACCCAGGCTGCCGTTGACGAGGCCCTGGCGGCTAATCCCGATGTGGCGGAAAAGATTCGCGGTGGCAAGGTGGCCGCGGCGGGCGCAATCGTGGGCGCGGTGATGAAAGCCACTCGCGGCCAGGCCGACGCGGCGCGGGTTCGTGAACTTGTCCTGGCGGCCTGCGGGCAGGGCTAG
- a CDS encoding flavin reductase family protein, whose product MDDESFDQWMGMLDYPVFVVTTQADGRPSGCLVSLTSQTSVQPPSFLVSIPRSNPTCEVVIACEYVAVHVLARSNQVLAKLFLSQTSDEDERDKFERCSWRSGPAGMPILDDAVAWFVGRMASWTEVGDHVAYLLEPVAVWAPECTEDLLYLSDIDDLEPGQESDSAVSPFRPRDEPRRYGVPRFTLDGF is encoded by the coding sequence GTGGACGACGAATCGTTCGATCAGTGGATGGGGATGCTCGACTATCCGGTGTTCGTGGTAACAACTCAGGCCGACGGGCGCCCATCGGGTTGTCTGGTCAGCTTGACGAGTCAAACCAGTGTGCAACCACCAAGTTTTCTGGTCAGTATCCCCAGGAGCAACCCAACCTGCGAAGTAGTGATCGCATGCGAATACGTCGCGGTGCATGTACTGGCGCGGAGCAATCAGGTCCTCGCCAAACTGTTCCTCAGTCAGACCAGTGATGAGGATGAGCGGGATAAATTCGAGCGTTGCTCATGGCGCAGCGGACCAGCAGGTATGCCGATTCTCGATGATGCGGTCGCGTGGTTCGTCGGCCGGATGGCGAGTTGGACCGAAGTCGGCGATCATGTGGCTTACCTGCTGGAGCCGGTTGCGGTGTGGGCTCCCGAGTGCACCGAAGACCTGCTTTATCTCTCCGATATCGACGACCTCGAACCCGGCCAGGAGTCCGACAGTGCGGTTTCGCCTTTCCGGCCACGCGATGAGCCCCGCCGATACGGTGTCCCGCGCTTTACGCTCGACGGCTTCTGA
- a CDS encoding PQQ-dependent sugar dehydrogenase, with translation MRMRQSVRCGLAALCAAVLLASGCARFNDAQSQPFTTNPDLRPLPSSTPPPPPPLPPTPFPKECPAPGVMQGCLESTSGLIMGIDSKTALVAERLTGAVKEIAINAEPKVKMVIPVDPAGDGGLMDIVLSPTYSQDRLMYAYISTPTDNRIVRVADGDIPKDILTGIPKGATGNTGALIFTSPTTLVVLTGDAGDPALAADPNSLAGKVLRIEQPTTIGQAPPTTALSGIGSGGGMCIDPVDGSLYVADRTPTADRLQRITRKSEVSTVWTWPDKPGVAGCAAMDGTVLVNLINTKLTVAVRLAASTGAVTGEPDVVRKDTHAHAWALRMSPDGNVWGATVNRTAGDAEKLDDVVFPLFPQGGGFPRNNDDKT, from the coding sequence ATGCGGATGCGGCAGTCGGTTCGGTGCGGGCTCGCGGCGCTGTGCGCAGCGGTGCTGTTGGCCAGCGGCTGCGCACGGTTCAACGACGCGCAGTCCCAGCCGTTCACCACCAACCCCGACCTTCGGCCCCTGCCGAGCTCGACGCCTCCCCCACCACCACCGCTGCCGCCGACACCGTTCCCCAAGGAGTGCCCGGCGCCGGGGGTCATGCAGGGCTGTCTGGAGAGCACCAGCGGCTTGATCATGGGCATCGACAGCAAAACCGCTTTGGTCGCTGAACGGCTCACCGGTGCGGTCAAAGAAATCGCAATCAATGCCGAGCCGAAGGTGAAGATGGTCATCCCGGTCGACCCGGCCGGTGACGGTGGCCTGATGGATATCGTGTTGTCGCCCACCTACTCGCAAGACCGGCTGATGTATGCCTACATCAGCACGCCCACGGACAACCGGATCGTCCGCGTTGCCGACGGCGACATCCCCAAGGACATTCTGACGGGAATCCCCAAAGGTGCTACCGGGAACACCGGAGCGCTGATCTTCACCAGTCCCACGACCCTCGTCGTGCTCACCGGGGATGCCGGTGACCCGGCGCTGGCGGCCGATCCCAATTCGCTGGCCGGCAAGGTGCTGCGAATCGAACAGCCCACCACCATCGGTCAGGCACCGCCGACCACCGCGCTCAGCGGCATCGGCTCAGGTGGCGGCATGTGCATCGATCCCGTCGACGGCTCGCTGTATGTCGCCGACCGCACTCCCACCGCGGACCGGTTGCAGCGCATCACCCGCAAGTCCGAGGTATCCACGGTCTGGACCTGGCCGGATAAGCCCGGCGTGGCCGGGTGCGCGGCCATGGACGGCACCGTGCTGGTCAACCTGATCAACACCAAACTGACGGTGGCGGTGCGGCTGGCGGCGTCAACCGGTGCGGTCACCGGCGAGCCCGACGTCGTCCGGAAGGACACCCATGCCCATGCGTGGGCACTGCGGATGTCGCCCGACGGCAACGTCTGGGGCGCGACCGTCAACAGGACCGCTGGTGACGCGGAGAAACTCGACGATGTGGTGTTCCCGTTGTTCCCGCAAGGTGGCGGTTTCCCACGCAACAACGACGACAAGACCTAG
- a CDS encoding DoxX family protein: MTSQTHDSHWRRPDDSSQPAPGRPVSASLVDPEDDLPPATYSGDFGSGTTTVIPPYDTGTQGLTNSGYNLMESPDALPYVQPEPARQLAVGPTEVDMDEDSERVRAARRRGTQNLGLLILRAGLGAVLVAHGLQKLFGWWSGQGLTGFKNSLSDVGYQHADILAYVSAGGEIVAGVLLVLGLFTPLAAAGALAFLINGLLATLSAQQSQAFSYFLPDGHEYQITLVVMAIAIILTGPGRYGLDAGRGWSHRPFIGSFVALLSGIAVGVGVWVLLNGVNPLA; encoded by the coding sequence GTGACCAGTCAAACGCATGACTCACATTGGCGACGCCCGGACGATTCCTCCCAGCCAGCGCCCGGGCGGCCCGTCTCGGCAAGCCTGGTCGACCCCGAAGACGACCTGCCCCCCGCCACGTACTCGGGCGACTTTGGCAGCGGTACCACCACCGTCATCCCGCCGTACGACACCGGAACCCAGGGGCTCACCAACTCGGGATACAACCTGATGGAGTCCCCGGACGCGTTGCCCTACGTTCAGCCGGAGCCGGCGCGGCAATTGGCGGTCGGTCCCACCGAGGTCGACATGGACGAGGACAGCGAGCGGGTGCGCGCCGCGCGACGCCGCGGTACGCAGAATCTTGGCCTGCTGATATTGCGTGCCGGACTGGGGGCCGTGCTGGTCGCCCACGGGCTGCAAAAACTGTTCGGCTGGTGGAGCGGCCAGGGCTTGACCGGGTTCAAGAATTCGTTGTCGGACGTTGGCTACCAGCACGCCGACATCCTCGCCTACGTGAGCGCCGGCGGCGAGATCGTCGCGGGGGTGCTCCTTGTCCTGGGGTTGTTCACTCCGCTGGCCGCCGCGGGTGCGCTGGCCTTCCTGATCAACGGGCTGCTCGCCACGCTGTCGGCACAGCAGTCGCAGGCCTTCTCATACTTCTTGCCCGACGGGCACGAATACCAGATCACCCTCGTCGTCATGGCGATCGCGATTATCCTGACCGGTCCTGGCCGCTACGGCCTCGATGCGGGCCGGGGCTGGTCGCATCGACCGTTCATCGGATCGTTCGTCGCACTGCTCAGCGGCATCGCCGTCGGTGTTGGCGTATGGGTGCTACTCAACGGCGTTAATCCGCTCGCATGA
- a CDS encoding PH domain-containing protein: protein MAHFAVGFVVLGLMVPVLIWPVSALLLIIPVMLSTLIVRLRTVADDRGVTVRTLLSSRAVRWDDIDGLRFSRGSWARAQLKSGVELRLPAVTFATLPQLTEASRGRVPNPYR, encoded by the coding sequence ATGGCGCACTTCGCGGTCGGCTTCGTTGTCCTGGGCCTGATGGTGCCGGTGCTGATCTGGCCGGTAAGCGCCCTGCTGCTGATCATTCCGGTGATGTTGTCGACATTGATCGTGCGGCTACGCACGGTCGCCGACGACCGCGGCGTGACCGTCCGAACCCTGCTAAGCAGCCGAGCGGTGCGCTGGGATGACATCGACGGGCTGAGGTTCAGCAGAGGGTCCTGGGCGCGTGCCCAGCTCAAGAGCGGTGTGGAACTGCGCCTACCCGCAGTGACCTTCGCGACGCTGCCGCAGCTGACCGAAGCCAGCCGTGGGCGTGTTCCTAATCCATATCGCTGA